A single region of the Serinus canaria isolate serCan28SL12 chromosome 11, serCan2020, whole genome shotgun sequence genome encodes:
- the LOC103816812 gene encoding C3a anaphylatoxin chemotactic receptor-like, whose translation MSQAEESSDNSAWNIVRSVVCIILGLSFIIGTPGNCIVIWTVCTKMKKVSLSVLLILNLAIADVLVLITLPIWIYSFVDSWVFGVIFCKMLVFIIYCSMYASIFLITALSLERLLAVFYPFTIQTYRRKEKMSLIVFLIWFLSVAFGISVIPFQETEETHGRLLCTCRNYSSNRQKVSYLLLETLAGFVIPFLIICTCYVCVARKIRRMTFQSKQRSERLIASIVVAFILCWFPHHLFNILDIISIEIELSNEVMSLALEEIVDKGAYISGALVFISSCINPLLYAFAARRFQNHLRFAKMLKLFEQISQTVTEEDKKRSLVVAKHEDPLAGTENL comes from the coding sequence ATGAGTCAAGCTGAGGAAAGCAGTGACAACTCAGCATGGAATATTGTGAGGTCAGTAGTCTGCATAATACTGGGCTTGTCATTTATAATTGGCACCCCTGGGAACTGCATTGTCATCTGGACTGTTTgtacaaaaatgaagaaagtatCTCTTTCAGTCCTGCTGATCTTGAACCTGGCCATTGCTGATGTCCTTGTACTGATCACTTTACCAATCTGGATTTACTCTTTTGTTGACTCTTGGGTTTTTGGAGTCATCTTCTGCaaaatgctggttttcattatttactGCAGCATGTATGCCAGCATATTTCTGATTACAGCCCTCAGCTTGGAGCGGCTACTGGCTGTGTTTTACCCTTTCACAATTCAAacatacagaagaaaagaaaaaatgtctttgattGTGTTCCTCATTTGGTTCCTGTCTGTTGCCTTTGGCatttctgtcattccatttCAAGAGACAGAAGAAACACACGGTCGACTTCTATGCACGTGTCGCAATTACTCTTCCAATAGACAGAAAGTGTCCTATCTTCTGCTGGAGACCCTTGCAGGTTTTGTAATCCCTTTCTTAATTATTTGCACTTGTTATGTGTGTGttgcaagaaaaataaggagaatGACATTCCAATCCAAGCAGCGATCGGAACGTCTCATTGCCAGCATCGTGGTGGCTTTCATTCTGTGCTGGTTCCCTCACCACCTCTTTAACATCTTGGATATCATTTCAATTGAAATAGAGCTCTCTAATGAGGTGATGTCTTTGGCACTGGAAGAAATTGTAGACAAAGGAGCGTACATCTCTGGAGCACTTGTATTCATCAGTAGCTGTATTAACCCTCTGCTTTATGCTTTTGCTGCACGAAGGTTTCAGAACCACCTGAGGTTTGCCAAGATGTTAAAGCTGTTTGAACAGATCAGTCAGACTGTGACAGaggaagacaagaaaagaagTCTGGTTGTAGCCAAACATGAAGATCCTTTGGCAGGCACAGAAAATCTCTAA